A region of Phytohabitans rumicis DNA encodes the following proteins:
- a CDS encoding DUF4118 domain-containing protein, translating into MPIWLTRDRLALLLAGLAPLAVAAVLLPLRGSLENTHVALIMVAVVVAVAALGNRVAGYLAAGFAGLWFDFFFTQPYQRLTIDVRSDAETLVLLLIVGVAVTELAVWGRRQAAAASRDAGYLAGIQAAATVGAVGGSSHDLIRQVSDQLVTTLELRGCRFQRGVAGLGNPPRLQRDGSVTWHRAAWDADREGLPAEEETELLVESGGRLHGRYLLTATPHRPLSPERRRVAVTLADQVGAALG; encoded by the coding sequence GTGCCCATCTGGTTGACCCGGGACCGGCTCGCCCTCCTGCTGGCCGGGCTCGCGCCGCTCGCCGTCGCCGCGGTGCTCCTGCCGTTGCGCGGCAGCTTGGAGAACACCCACGTCGCCCTCATCATGGTGGCCGTCGTGGTGGCGGTGGCGGCCTTGGGCAACCGGGTGGCCGGTTACCTGGCGGCGGGGTTCGCGGGGCTGTGGTTCGACTTCTTCTTCACCCAGCCGTACCAGCGTCTCACCATCGACGTACGGTCCGACGCCGAGACCCTCGTGCTCCTGCTGATCGTCGGGGTCGCGGTGACCGAGCTCGCGGTGTGGGGGCGCCGGCAGGCGGCCGCCGCCAGCCGCGACGCCGGTTACCTGGCCGGCATCCAGGCGGCCGCGACGGTCGGCGCCGTCGGTGGCTCGTCCCACGATCTCATCCGGCAGGTGTCCGACCAGCTGGTCACCACCCTGGAGCTGCGGGGCTGCCGCTTCCAGCGGGGCGTGGCCGGCCTGGGCAACCCGCCGAGGCTGCAGCGCGACGGCTCCGTCACCTGGCACCGCGCCGCGTGGGACGCCGACCGCGAGGGGCTGCCCGCCGAGGAAGAGACCGAGCTCCTGGTGGAGAGCGGAGGTCGCCTGCACGGCCGGTACCTGCTCACCGCGACCCCGCACCGGCCGCTGTCGCCGGAGCGGCGCCGGGTCGCGGTCACCCTCGCCGACCAGGTCGGCGCGGCCCTCGGGTGA
- a CDS encoding outer membrane protein assembly factor BamB family protein, which translates to MRHARQPARRRAHGSNSSQDGSRRGGQNLFANSIVALDLKTGAYRWHFQSVHHDIWDMDNSMSPVLVDVRVRGRMRKLVVYGSKSGMYFILDRTDGSAPLGIDEVPVPQEPRQKTWPTQPFPRQGGWTEQRVVDQPLGTSVPGEPNRAVPNYVKGALYDPHWDVPILSIPGHGGGADWNHQSFSHSTGLVYTGFGYVAAAHSLTEASNGLRPPGEYQTGGIVAVDPGTNKVRWKKRMPYSLAHGNGILTTASDLLYIGQPDGNLLCLDARTGRELWRFQTGASISSSPIAYEVDGVQYIAVYAGGTGIPYGESAPRGDFLWAFRLGGTVPPAPTPPPPVIRRPVAGGPVEGSAVNNTVVLARTYNATTGQVGTTESTAMNAMAPTHLRVPVGTTVTFVNPADNANEHGATQFFEGLFDVRLRPGESFQYTFTEKGEYFFNDSYSPRPTGKVEVY; encoded by the coding sequence TTGCGGCACGCACGACAGCCCGCGCGCCGCCGCGCTCACGGCAGCAACTCCTCCCAGGACGGCTCGCGCCGTGGCGGGCAGAACCTCTTCGCCAACTCCATCGTCGCGCTGGACCTGAAGACCGGCGCGTACCGCTGGCACTTCCAGTCCGTCCACCACGACATCTGGGACATGGACAACAGCATGTCGCCGGTCCTCGTCGACGTGCGCGTCCGCGGCCGGATGCGCAAGCTCGTCGTGTACGGCAGCAAGTCCGGCATGTACTTCATCCTCGACCGCACCGACGGCTCCGCCCCGCTCGGCATCGACGAGGTGCCCGTCCCGCAGGAGCCGCGCCAGAAGACCTGGCCCACCCAGCCGTTCCCGCGCCAGGGCGGCTGGACCGAGCAGCGCGTCGTCGACCAGCCGCTCGGCACCTCCGTACCGGGCGAGCCCAACCGGGCCGTACCCAACTACGTGAAAGGCGCGCTCTACGACCCGCACTGGGACGTACCGATCCTGTCCATCCCCGGCCACGGCGGCGGCGCCGACTGGAACCACCAGTCCTTCAGCCACAGCACCGGACTGGTCTACACCGGCTTCGGGTACGTCGCCGCCGCGCACTCGCTCACCGAGGCCAGCAACGGGCTGCGGCCACCCGGCGAATACCAGACCGGCGGCATCGTCGCCGTCGACCCCGGCACCAACAAGGTGCGCTGGAAGAAGCGCATGCCGTACTCCCTCGCGCACGGCAACGGCATCCTCACCACCGCCAGCGACCTGCTCTACATCGGACAGCCGGACGGCAACCTGCTGTGCCTGGACGCCCGCACCGGGCGGGAACTGTGGCGCTTCCAGACCGGCGCCTCGATCAGCAGCAGCCCCATCGCGTACGAAGTGGACGGTGTCCAGTACATCGCCGTGTACGCCGGCGGCACCGGCATCCCGTACGGCGAGTCGGCGCCCCGCGGCGACTTCCTGTGGGCGTTCCGGCTCGGCGGCACCGTCCCGCCGGCCCCCACCCCGCCACCGCCGGTCATCCGCCGGCCGGTCGCCGGCGGACCGGTCGAGGGCAGCGCCGTCAACAACACGGTGGTGCTCGCCCGCACATACAACGCGACGACCGGCCAGGTCGGCACCACCGAGTCCACCGCCATGAACGCGATGGCCCCGACCCACCTGCGGGTACCGGTCGGCACCACGGTCACGTTCGTCAACCCGGCCGACAACGCCAACGAGCACGGCGCGACGCAGTTCTTCGAGGGCCTCTTCGACGTACGGCTGCGGCCCGGCGAGTCGTTCCAATACACCTTCACCGAGAAGGGCGAGTACTTCTTCAACGACTCCTACAGCCCTCGCCCCACCGGCAAGGTGGAGGTGTACTAG
- a CDS encoding outer membrane protein assembly factor BamB family protein, protein MVQRRHVLKGAAATAVGLSVTPASPAAAASGMPACGTPGGRDFPKVGGNLGNQNYSALSRVHRGNVSRLGGAWLNQIEGGVDTGTNQSTAVAVDGATGATKWTYQQTRGTLTRRGVAVGQGMVFTHGRGSWLIALDQETGQVVWEKQVTGYGSMEKVAVTYHDGMLYCGTHDSPRAAALTAATPPRTARAVAGRTSSPTPSSRWT, encoded by the coding sequence ATGGTCCAACGTAGACACGTCCTCAAAGGAGCCGCCGCGACGGCGGTCGGCCTGTCCGTCACTCCCGCCTCGCCAGCGGCCGCCGCCTCCGGCATGCCGGCCTGCGGCACCCCCGGCGGCCGCGACTTCCCCAAGGTCGGCGGCAACCTCGGCAACCAGAACTACTCCGCGCTGTCCCGCGTCCACCGCGGCAACGTGTCGCGCCTCGGCGGCGCCTGGCTCAACCAGATCGAGGGCGGCGTCGACACCGGCACCAACCAGAGCACCGCCGTCGCCGTCGACGGCGCCACCGGCGCGACGAAGTGGACGTACCAGCAGACCCGCGGCACGCTCACCCGCCGCGGCGTGGCCGTCGGCCAGGGCATGGTCTTCACCCACGGCCGGGGCAGCTGGCTCATCGCGCTCGACCAGGAGACCGGCCAGGTCGTGTGGGAGAAGCAGGTCACCGGCTACGGCAGCATGGAGAAGGTCGCCGTCACCTACCACGACGGCATGCTCTATTGCGGCACGCACGACAGCCCGCGCGCCGCCGCGCTCACGGCAGCAACTCCTCCCAGGACGGCTCGCGCCGTGGCGGGCAGAACCTCTTCGCCAACTCCATCGTCGCGCTGGACCTGA
- a CDS encoding ABC transporter ATP-binding protein, which yields MTALAVDGLSVHYGGVRAAHDIGFTVAAGQSVGIIGANGAGKTSTLKALMGLVPRTVRSIRFGEHDLTRVPGRKMVRYGIGYVPEGRHVFPGLPVEKNLLLGAYIKPWKGSTLDTLDEVYTLFPVLKDMRHRLAGALSGGQQQMLAIGRALMSAPRLMLLDEPSMGLSPKLVEDIVAVLQKLNRDGLAILLVEQNAKLTFEVTTECLVMENGAVAMTGTSAQLREDPRVRQIYLGL from the coding sequence ATGACCGCGCTCGCCGTGGATGGCCTCTCCGTCCACTATGGAGGAGTTCGGGCCGCCCACGACATCGGCTTCACCGTGGCCGCCGGCCAGTCCGTCGGCATCATCGGCGCCAACGGCGCGGGCAAGACCTCCACCCTCAAGGCGCTCATGGGCCTCGTGCCGCGGACCGTCCGCTCCATCCGCTTCGGCGAGCACGACCTGACCCGCGTGCCCGGCCGCAAGATGGTCCGGTACGGCATCGGCTACGTGCCCGAGGGACGGCACGTCTTCCCGGGCCTGCCGGTAGAGAAGAACCTCCTGCTCGGCGCGTACATCAAGCCCTGGAAGGGGTCCACACTCGACACCCTCGACGAGGTCTACACCCTCTTCCCCGTCCTGAAGGACATGCGCCACCGGCTCGCCGGGGCACTGTCCGGCGGCCAGCAGCAGATGCTCGCCATCGGCCGCGCGCTCATGTCCGCGCCCCGCCTGATGCTCCTCGACGAACCCTCCATGGGCCTGTCGCCCAAGCTCGTCGAGGACATCGTCGCCGTGCTGCAGAAGCTCAACCGCGACGGCCTGGCCATCCTGCTGGTCGAGCAGAACGCCAAGCTCACCTTCGAGGTGACCACCGAGTGCCTCGTCATGGAGAACGGCGCCGTCGCGATGACCGGCACCTCCGCACAACTCCGCGAGGACCCCCGGGTCCGCCAGATCTACCTCGGCCTCTAA
- a CDS encoding branched-chain amino acid ABC transporter ATP-binding protein/permease codes for MRYHSSWRVGGGIAVLGVAAWLLPYQLDSYAIHVVNVMILYALLAVGLGLAMGIAGQINLAQVAFFGVGAYVTAILTTKSGWGFWTAAAVAVLAAAAVGLLVGTPALRMQSHYLGIVTLGLALAFTNWVTNAQVAGGAEGITGIPRPELPGVDLSSEYLFYYVELVVFALALAFGLFVVRTPLGRRMRAMRDDDLAAGAVGVEVPMLRMTAFLLASVYGGLAGVLYAGLIRYVAPETFSIANMFLLLAMVIIGGRQSLVGCVVGAIGLALVRELLVDYPTYAQVAYGSIVVLTVVFAPTGLAGLPTRLAALLRRRGWLRGGPAGAATLGPFQPYDEASTSDTGVMLRIDAVSKHFRGVKALQDVSLEVDAGQIRGIVGPNGSGKTTLFNVVSGLYKPTAGRVFLAGHDVTAAPPYRLAQAGIARTFQNLRLFGALSVRENVLVALDRTRTRSIWRYALWQVGVWRHDRALRADADAILARFGLTAFAHSLPGALPYGIQRRVEIARAMAAAPRLLLLDEPAAGLNGEEVRQLGDIVRSIRASGVTVVVIEHNMGLVMSLCDRVTVFANGRVIADGPPAEVAVKPEVVEAYLGDSTVIDVPTEVAS; via the coding sequence GTGAGGTACCACAGTTCTTGGCGGGTCGGCGGCGGCATCGCCGTGCTCGGTGTGGCCGCCTGGCTGCTGCCGTACCAACTGGACTCGTACGCGATCCACGTGGTCAACGTGATGATCCTGTACGCCCTGCTGGCCGTCGGGCTCGGCCTCGCGATGGGCATCGCCGGCCAGATCAACCTGGCCCAGGTCGCGTTCTTCGGCGTCGGCGCCTACGTCACCGCCATCCTCACCACCAAGAGCGGATGGGGCTTCTGGACCGCGGCCGCCGTCGCCGTCCTGGCCGCCGCCGCGGTCGGCCTTCTCGTGGGTACGCCGGCGCTGCGCATGCAGTCGCACTACCTCGGCATCGTCACGCTCGGCCTGGCCCTGGCGTTCACCAACTGGGTCACCAACGCGCAGGTCGCCGGGGGAGCGGAGGGCATCACCGGCATCCCGCGCCCGGAGCTGCCCGGCGTCGACCTCTCCAGCGAGTACCTGTTCTACTACGTCGAACTGGTCGTGTTCGCGCTCGCGCTCGCGTTCGGCCTGTTCGTGGTCCGCACGCCGCTGGGCCGGCGGATGCGGGCGATGCGCGACGACGACCTCGCCGCCGGCGCGGTCGGCGTCGAGGTGCCAATGCTGCGGATGACCGCGTTCCTGCTCGCCAGCGTCTACGGTGGACTGGCCGGCGTGCTCTACGCCGGGCTGATCCGGTACGTGGCGCCGGAGACGTTCAGTATCGCCAACATGTTCCTGCTGCTCGCGATGGTGATCATCGGCGGGCGGCAGAGCCTGGTCGGCTGCGTCGTCGGCGCGATCGGGCTGGCGCTGGTCCGCGAGCTGCTCGTCGACTACCCGACGTACGCCCAGGTCGCGTACGGCTCCATCGTGGTGCTGACGGTCGTGTTCGCGCCCACCGGGCTGGCCGGCCTGCCGACCCGGCTGGCGGCCCTGCTGCGCCGGCGCGGCTGGCTGCGCGGCGGTCCGGCCGGCGCCGCCACCCTCGGCCCCTTCCAGCCGTACGACGAGGCGTCCACGTCGGACACCGGCGTGATGCTGCGGATCGACGCGGTGAGCAAGCACTTCCGCGGCGTCAAGGCGCTGCAGGACGTCTCGCTGGAGGTCGACGCCGGCCAGATCCGCGGCATCGTCGGCCCCAACGGGTCCGGCAAGACCACGCTGTTCAACGTGGTCAGCGGCCTCTACAAGCCGACCGCCGGGCGCGTCTTCCTGGCCGGACACGACGTGACCGCGGCCCCGCCGTACCGGCTGGCGCAGGCCGGCATCGCCCGCACGTTCCAGAACCTGCGGCTGTTCGGCGCGCTCAGCGTCCGGGAGAACGTCCTGGTCGCCCTGGACCGCACCCGCACCCGCAGCATCTGGCGGTACGCCCTGTGGCAGGTCGGCGTCTGGCGGCACGACCGGGCGCTGCGCGCGGACGCCGACGCGATCCTGGCCCGCTTCGGCCTGACTGCCTTCGCGCACAGCCTGCCCGGTGCCCTGCCGTACGGCATCCAGCGCCGGGTCGAGATCGCCCGCGCGATGGCCGCCGCGCCCCGCCTGCTGCTGCTCGACGAGCCGGCCGCCGGCCTCAACGGCGAGGAGGTACGGCAGCTCGGCGACATCGTCCGGTCGATCCGCGCCTCCGGCGTCACCGTCGTCGTCATCGAGCACAACATGGGGCTGGTCATGTCGCTGTGCGACCGGGTCACCGTGTTCGCGAACGGGCGCGTGATCGCCGACGGCCCGCCCGCCGAGGTGGCCGTCAAGCCGGAGGTGGTCGAGGCGTACCTGGGCGACTCGACCGTCATCGACGTGCCGACGGAGGTGGCGTCATGA
- a CDS encoding branched-chain amino acid ABC transporter permease — protein sequence MQVTIQTFIGGLSLGAIYALVAMGFSLVYRTMGLVNFAHGNVVMIGAYFASTFYLSAKLPFAVAMVIALIVTGLIGIVIERVLRPLENKDFDLMLIGTIGFGIVLEALAIIIWGATGRAVRSPVPGAPLDVFGIRIRTYDLVVLAIAAAATAVLVLFLQRTKRGAAMQAVAMDHQAATAVGIHVGRSNAVAFMIGAGLAALAGGLVGPLLYVSPAMGGTLGIKGFAAAILGGFGSIPGAIVGGLAIGVLDSYAAGHFQGYSELVLFLVFTVIIMIRPTGIFGERTVNRA from the coding sequence ATGCAAGTCACTATCCAGACGTTCATCGGCGGGCTCAGCCTCGGCGCGATCTACGCGCTCGTGGCGATGGGCTTCTCGCTCGTCTACCGCACCATGGGCCTGGTCAACTTCGCGCACGGCAACGTGGTGATGATCGGCGCGTACTTCGCCTCCACCTTCTACCTGTCCGCGAAGCTGCCGTTCGCGGTGGCGATGGTGATCGCCCTGATCGTGACCGGCCTGATCGGCATCGTCATCGAGCGGGTGCTGCGCCCGCTGGAGAACAAGGACTTCGACCTGATGTTGATCGGCACCATCGGGTTCGGCATCGTGCTGGAGGCCCTGGCGATCATCATCTGGGGCGCGACCGGGCGGGCCGTGCGCTCCCCGGTGCCCGGCGCACCGCTGGACGTGTTCGGCATCCGGATCCGCACGTACGACCTGGTGGTGCTGGCCATCGCGGCGGCGGCGACCGCCGTGCTCGTGCTCTTCCTGCAGCGCACCAAGCGCGGCGCCGCCATGCAGGCCGTCGCGATGGACCACCAGGCGGCCACCGCCGTCGGCATCCACGTCGGGCGCAGCAACGCGGTCGCGTTCATGATCGGCGCAGGGCTGGCGGCGCTCGCCGGCGGGCTGGTCGGCCCGCTGCTGTACGTCAGCCCCGCCATGGGCGGCACGCTGGGCATCAAGGGCTTCGCCGCGGCGATCCTCGGCGGCTTCGGCAGCATCCCCGGCGCCATCGTCGGCGGCCTGGCCATCGGGGTGCTCGACTCCTACGCGGCCGGCCACTTCCAGGGGTACTCCGAACTGGTCCTGTTCCTCGTGTTCACCGTGATCATCATGATCCGGCCGACCGGCATCTTCGGCGAGAGGACGGTGAACCGCGCGTGA
- a CDS encoding ABC transporter substrate-binding protein: MSLLTRRRFAILSTVAAATLALPACSAPGEDEESGSSNDGPIKIAVVNAQSGQLSSLGAWELKGVKLAVDEWNKAGGINGRQIELGVFDDQGDPTVGTNLARKIASEGYIAMLGTAESAVTIAMAPILQQEEIPNITSGQSPGLVAVKSPFLFLNGPTSTTYDETLAKYIVDTKGLKNIAMITNNGSFGKGEHDAFTKALAARGVKPVTDQVVTNDQKDFSAALTNIRQKNPQVIFVGAEEVQSGLIVKQARDLGIKVPFAGAAPQGTPVFFDTAGAANVEGTIVSSPYLSNDIDDASRTFAAAYQAAHGEDAEMHGAKAYDGAQIMLTALKNSNVATGKALADAIRATKHQGLLGDFAYDDTGVGIFATSIGTITGGKLVAAAG; the protein is encoded by the coding sequence ATGTCCCTGCTCACCCGGCGACGTTTCGCCATACTGTCCACTGTGGCCGCCGCCACGCTCGCGCTGCCGGCCTGCTCGGCCCCGGGCGAGGACGAGGAGTCCGGATCGTCGAACGACGGCCCCATCAAGATCGCGGTGGTGAACGCCCAAAGTGGACAGCTCAGCTCGCTGGGCGCCTGGGAGCTCAAAGGCGTCAAGCTGGCCGTCGACGAGTGGAACAAGGCCGGCGGCATCAACGGCCGGCAGATCGAGCTGGGCGTCTTCGACGACCAGGGTGACCCGACGGTCGGCACCAACCTGGCCCGCAAGATAGCCAGCGAGGGCTACATCGCGATGCTGGGCACCGCCGAGAGCGCGGTGACCATCGCGATGGCGCCGATCCTGCAGCAGGAGGAGATCCCGAACATCACGTCCGGGCAGTCGCCGGGCCTGGTGGCCGTGAAGAGCCCGTTCCTGTTCCTGAACGGCCCGACGAGCACGACGTACGACGAGACGCTCGCCAAGTACATCGTGGACACCAAGGGCCTCAAGAACATCGCGATGATCACCAACAACGGCTCGTTCGGCAAGGGCGAGCACGACGCGTTCACCAAGGCGCTGGCGGCCCGGGGCGTCAAGCCGGTCACCGACCAGGTCGTCACCAACGACCAGAAGGACTTCAGCGCGGCGCTGACCAACATCCGGCAGAAGAACCCGCAGGTCATCTTCGTCGGCGCCGAGGAGGTGCAGTCCGGGCTGATCGTCAAGCAGGCTCGCGACCTCGGCATCAAGGTGCCGTTCGCCGGGGCCGCGCCGCAGGGCACCCCGGTCTTCTTCGACACCGCCGGCGCCGCGAACGTCGAGGGCACCATCGTCAGCTCGCCGTACCTGAGCAACGACATCGACGACGCCTCCCGCACGTTCGCCGCCGCGTACCAGGCCGCCCATGGGGAGGACGCGGAGATGCACGGCGCCAAGGCGTACGACGGGGCGCAGATCATGCTGACCGCGCTGAAGAACAGCAACGTGGCCACCGGCAAGGCCCTCGCCGACGCCATCCGGGCCACCAAGCACCAGGGCCTGCTGGGCGACTTCGCCTACGACGACACCGGGGTGGGCATCTTCGCCACCTCGATCGGGACCATCACGGGCGGCAAGCTGGTCGCCGCGGCCGGCTGA
- a CDS encoding thiamine pyrophosphate-binding protein — protein MTTGAEAMVAQLESYGVEVVFGLCGHTNIALLDALGRSKIRFVISRHEQAAAHAADGYARATGRPGVLLTHVGPGLTNAVTGVLTAALDSVPLVVISGDIPSYFYGRHPHQEVNLHADADQAAIFRPFVKRAWTVHRVEDLARCTERAFWTATSGRPGAVLLTVPMDHFSRPVTATPYPLVQDAEPPALAEGVADRIAAALVGARRPLVYLGGGLRRERGAAALRALVEHLDIPVAHSLMAKGAIPDEHPLVLGMTGFWGLDLTNEYAREADVVLALATRFAETDASSWDPRYTWRFPPSRLIQVDLDPAEIGRNYPVEIGAVADVNHAVEAIGTAVRARQPEPVCRPELRERIRAARTDLFAGSRERGRSDQFPLRPERILADLRAALPADAVLVTDVGWNKNGVAQCYELPAPGRFVTPGGASTMGFGPAAAVGVQIAQPERTVVALVGDGGMSAQLPAVPMAVEQGAPVIFVVMNNRSHGTISDLQASNFGRSFGCDFVGPDGEPYSPDFAAYGRACGADGYTVAAADELGAALRAAVSARRTAVLDVPMVNEPVPTPGHWNIKDIYQGVFER, from the coding sequence ATGACCACTGGGGCCGAGGCGATGGTTGCCCAGCTGGAGTCGTACGGCGTGGAGGTCGTCTTCGGCCTGTGCGGGCACACCAACATCGCCCTGCTGGACGCGCTCGGCCGCAGCAAGATCCGGTTCGTCATCAGCCGCCACGAGCAGGCCGCCGCGCACGCCGCCGACGGGTACGCCCGCGCCACCGGCAGGCCCGGCGTGCTGCTCACCCACGTCGGCCCCGGCCTGACCAACGCGGTCACCGGCGTGCTGACCGCCGCCCTGGACTCGGTGCCGCTGGTCGTCATCTCCGGCGACATCCCGTCCTACTTCTACGGCCGGCACCCGCACCAGGAGGTGAACCTGCACGCCGACGCCGACCAGGCGGCCATCTTCCGCCCGTTCGTCAAGCGCGCGTGGACCGTGCACCGGGTGGAGGACCTGGCCCGCTGCACCGAGCGGGCGTTCTGGACCGCCACCTCCGGGCGGCCCGGCGCCGTCCTGCTCACCGTGCCGATGGACCACTTCTCGCGCCCGGTGACGGCCACGCCGTACCCCTTGGTGCAAGACGCGGAGCCGCCGGCGCTGGCGGAGGGTGTCGCGGACCGCATCGCGGCGGCCCTGGTGGGCGCCCGGCGCCCGCTGGTCTACCTCGGCGGTGGCCTGCGCCGCGAGCGCGGCGCCGCGGCCCTGCGCGCGCTGGTCGAGCACCTCGACATCCCGGTCGCCCACTCGCTGATGGCCAAGGGCGCGATCCCCGACGAGCACCCGCTGGTGCTCGGCATGACCGGCTTCTGGGGCCTGGACCTGACCAACGAGTACGCCCGGGAGGCCGACGTCGTGCTGGCGCTCGCCACCCGCTTCGCCGAGACCGACGCCAGCTCCTGGGATCCGCGCTACACCTGGCGCTTCCCGCCGAGCCGGCTGATCCAGGTCGACCTCGACCCGGCCGAGATCGGCCGCAACTACCCGGTCGAGATCGGCGCGGTCGCCGACGTCAACCACGCCGTCGAGGCGATCGGCACCGCCGTCCGCGCCCGGCAGCCCGAGCCGGTGTGCCGGCCCGAACTGCGCGAGCGGATCCGCGCGGCCCGCACGGACCTGTTCGCCGGCAGCCGCGAACGCGGGCGCAGCGACCAGTTTCCGCTGCGGCCCGAGCGGATCCTCGCCGACCTGCGCGCCGCCCTGCCCGCCGACGCCGTGCTCGTCACCGACGTCGGCTGGAACAAGAACGGCGTGGCGCAGTGCTACGAGTTGCCCGCGCCGGGCCGGTTCGTCACGCCCGGCGGCGCGTCCACCATGGGCTTCGGCCCGGCGGCCGCGGTCGGCGTGCAGATCGCCCAGCCGGAGCGCACGGTCGTCGCGCTCGTCGGCGACGGCGGGATGAGCGCCCAACTGCCGGCCGTACCCATGGCCGTCGAGCAGGGCGCCCCGGTGATCTTCGTAGTGATGAACAACCGGTCCCACGGCACCATCTCGGACCTGCAAGCCAGCAACTTCGGTCGCAGCTTCGGCTGCGACTTCGTCGGGCCGGACGGTGAGCCGTACAGCCCCGACTTCGCCGCATACGGCCGGGCTTGCGGCGCCGACGGGTACACCGTCGCCGCCGCGGACGAGCTCGGCGCGGCGCTCCGCGCCGCCGTATCCGCCCGCCGCACGGCGGTGCTGGACGTGCCGATGGTCAACGAGCCGGTGCCGACCCCCGGGCACTGGAACATCAAGGACATCTACCAAGGCGTCTTCGAGAGGTGA
- a CDS encoding aldehyde dehydrogenase family protein, which yields MPDSSVVEASCLVAGQWTATGEWSERTGPWVRRVVSKVRQADLDQVEAARAYARRGARAVARLAPADRADVLERAAALVATRRDEFARLLALELGKPVKDGGGEMDRVADTFAVCAAEARRIGGEVLPVAGWARGVGNTALTYRAPAGVALAITPFNAPANLLAHKLAASFAAGNSTIVKPPPQAPAVSAALVALLLEAGMPPEAVQVLHGGAQVGAALCAAPEVAVISFTGSAATGAAVARAAGAKRLVLELGGNAATIVCEDADIGYAARVCARTGYSNSGQSCISVQRVYVQRSRYDEFVGAFTDGVRTLVVGDPLDPATDVGSMVDDEAAERVVRWAAAAAAGGAVVTTGGKRDGATVTPTVVAGPPADAAVVTEEVFGALVSVLPYDDFDAVVETCNESRYGLQAGLFTHDVRRIVAAWRDLEVGGLVVNGSSNFRLDHVPFGGVKDSGFGRESPRHMVEEYTVVKTLMLRDISLWTGQKGQS from the coding sequence ATGCCCGACAGCTCGGTCGTCGAGGCCAGTTGCCTGGTCGCTGGCCAGTGGACCGCGACCGGCGAGTGGTCCGAGCGGACCGGCCCGTGGGTTCGTAGGGTGGTAAGCAAGGTCCGCCAGGCAGACCTGGACCAGGTCGAGGCCGCCCGCGCGTACGCCCGGCGCGGCGCCAGGGCGGTAGCCCGGCTCGCTCCTGCCGACCGCGCCGACGTGCTGGAGCGCGCGGCGGCCCTGGTGGCGACCCGGCGCGACGAGTTCGCCCGGCTGCTGGCACTGGAGCTGGGCAAGCCGGTCAAGGACGGCGGCGGGGAGATGGACCGGGTCGCCGACACGTTCGCCGTCTGTGCCGCCGAGGCCCGCCGGATCGGCGGCGAGGTGCTGCCGGTCGCCGGCTGGGCGCGCGGCGTCGGCAACACCGCCCTGACGTACCGGGCGCCGGCCGGGGTGGCCCTGGCGATCACGCCGTTCAACGCGCCGGCCAACCTGCTCGCGCACAAGCTGGCCGCCTCGTTCGCGGCCGGCAACAGCACCATCGTCAAGCCGCCCCCGCAGGCGCCCGCGGTCTCCGCCGCGCTGGTCGCGCTGCTGCTGGAGGCCGGCATGCCGCCCGAGGCGGTGCAGGTGCTGCACGGCGGCGCCCAGGTCGGCGCCGCGCTGTGCGCCGCGCCGGAGGTCGCCGTGATCAGCTTCACCGGCAGCGCCGCGACCGGCGCCGCGGTGGCGCGGGCCGCCGGCGCCAAGCGCCTGGTCCTGGAGTTGGGCGGCAACGCGGCCACCATCGTGTGCGAGGACGCCGACATCGGGTACGCGGCGCGGGTCTGCGCCCGGACCGGGTACAGCAACTCCGGGCAGAGCTGCATCTCCGTGCAGCGGGTCTACGTCCAGCGCTCCCGGTACGACGAGTTCGTCGGCGCGTTCACCGACGGCGTCCGGACGCTGGTGGTCGGCGACCCGCTGGACCCGGCCACCGACGTCGGGTCCATGGTGGACGACGAGGCCGCCGAACGGGTGGTCCGCTGGGCCGCGGCGGCGGCCGCCGGCGGCGCGGTGGTCACCACCGGCGGCAAGCGCGACGGCGCCACCGTCACCCCGACGGTGGTGGCCGGGCCGCCCGCGGACGCGGCGGTGGTCACCGAGGAGGTCTTCGGCGCCCTGGTGAGCGTCCTGCCGTACGACGACTTCGACGCGGTCGTAGAGACCTGCAACGAGAGCCGGTACGGGCTGCAGGCGGGCCTGTTCACCCACGACGTCCGGCGCATCGTCGCCGCCTGGCGCGACCTCGAGGTCGGCGGCCTGGTCGTCAACGGCTCCTCCAACTTCCGCCTCGACCACGTGCCCTTCGGCGGCGTCAAGGACTCCGGCTTCGGCCGCGAGTCGCCCCGCCACATGGTCGAGGAATACACCGTCGTGAAAACCCTGATGCTGCGCGACATCTCGCTGTGGACCGGCCAGAAAGGACAGTCATGA